One Thiocapsa sp. genomic window carries:
- the bfr gene encoding bacterioferritin translates to MKGNPEVIAHLQRLLSNELAAIDQYFIHSLMYEDWGFAKLFARIEHEATEEKEHASMLIRRMLFLEATPDLSQRDGLRVGASVPEMLANDLQVEYEVAAALKEAIVCCEQHKDFQTRTVLLQLLRDTEEDHADWLEQQLGLIERVGLENYLQSQMHPVGVA, encoded by the coding sequence ATGAAAGGTAACCCCGAAGTGATCGCGCATCTTCAGCGTCTGCTCTCCAACGAGCTGGCAGCGATCGATCAGTATTTCATCCACTCGCTCATGTACGAGGACTGGGGTTTCGCCAAGCTGTTCGCGCGTATCGAGCACGAGGCGACGGAGGAGAAGGAGCACGCCTCGATGTTGATCCGGCGCATGCTGTTCCTGGAGGCGACGCCGGATCTCAGCCAGCGCGACGGGCTTCGTGTCGGCGCGAGCGTCCCGGAGATGTTGGCCAACGATCTCCAGGTCGAATACGAGGTTGCAGCCGCGTTGAAGGAGGCCATCGTCTGTTGCGAGCAGCATAAAGACTTCCAGACCCGGACCGTTCTGCTGCAACTCCTCAGAGACACCGAGGAGGACCACGCCGACTGGCTCGAGCAACAACTCGGATTGATCGAGCGTGTGGGGCTCGAGAACTACCTCCAGTCGCAGATGCATCCGGTCGGGGTGGCATGA
- a CDS encoding (2Fe-2S)-binding protein, with product MFVCICHAVTERQIIAAAERGASRLADLRKELGVPGNCGRCGVCAKEILRQVADGRQFSETPQVACS from the coding sequence ATGTTCGTGTGTATCTGCCATGCCGTTACCGAACGCCAGATCATCGCCGCAGCAGAGCGCGGGGCATCCCGGCTTGCCGACCTCAGGAAGGAGCTGGGGGTACCCGGAAACTGCGGTCGATGCGGTGTCTGTGCCAAGGAGATCCTGCGGCAGGTGGCCGACGGCCGGCAGTTCTCGGAGACCCCGCAGGTCGCCTGCTCCTGA
- the bfr gene encoding bacterioferritin: MKTQPSINQHHNAVLKEALTAINQYFLHARMLGNWGFKTLEARVYHASIAAMKEADKVVERVLFLEGLPNLQDLGKLLIGEDVPEILRGDLTMELRYREALSAAIVHCEQQGDFVSRHHLEEIQESSEERIDWIETQLSLIESIGLPNYLESAI, encoded by the coding sequence ATGAAGACGCAACCCTCCATCAACCAGCATCACAACGCGGTGCTCAAGGAAGCACTCACCGCGATCAACCAATACTTCCTGCATGCAAGGATGCTCGGCAACTGGGGTTTCAAAACCTTGGAGGCGCGGGTCTACCACGCCTCGATCGCGGCCATGAAGGAGGCCGATAAGGTCGTCGAGCGCGTGCTGTTCCTCGAAGGTCTGCCCAACCTCCAAGATCTCGGGAAGCTTCTGATCGGCGAGGATGTCCCCGAGATCCTCAGAGGCGATCTCACGATGGAACTGCGTTATCGCGAGGCCCTCTCCGCGGCGATTGTCCACTGCGAGCAGCAGGGCGACTTCGTCAGCAGGCATCACCTCGAAGAGATCCAGGAGTCGAGCGAAGAGCGGATCGACTGGATCGAGACCCAGCTTTCACTGATCGAGAGCATCGGGCTGCCGAACTATCTCGAGTCGGCGATCTGA
- a CDS encoding cytochrome-c peroxidase — translation MKKRMIALAVSVGLAATLAAADDSALRDKAKSAGLLPIPAGVPEVAGNPVTREKIELGRMLFFDPRLSASGVISCNTCHNLGMGGDDNLPTSVGHGWQTGPRNSPTVLNAVFNVAQFWDGRAEDLKEQAKGPIQAGVEMANKPENVVVTLKSMPEYVERFTKAFPNEPDPVTFDNMAKAIEAFEVTLVTPGSPFDDWIEGNDAAMTDEQKQGLDLYIEKGCSACHAGVNFGGQDYFPFGLITRPGADILPPDDKGRFEVTKTASDEYVFRAAPLRNIALTAPYFHSGAVWDLGAAVALMGTAQLGTEISDEEAARIVAFLHALTGEQPKVEYPILPVETSETPRPDLSALPAKGYDE, via the coding sequence ATGAAGAAGCGAATGATCGCCTTGGCCGTCTCGGTGGGGCTCGCTGCAACCCTGGCCGCTGCAGATGACTCCGCTCTGCGCGACAAGGCCAAGTCCGCCGGACTGCTGCCGATCCCGGCCGGCGTGCCCGAGGTGGCCGGCAATCCCGTCACGCGCGAGAAGATCGAGCTCGGTCGCATGCTGTTCTTCGATCCCCGGCTTTCGGCCAGCGGGGTCATCAGCTGCAACACCTGTCACAACCTCGGCATGGGCGGCGACGACAACCTCCCGACGTCCGTCGGCCATGGTTGGCAAACGGGGCCGCGCAACTCCCCGACCGTGCTCAATGCCGTGTTCAACGTCGCGCAGTTCTGGGACGGTCGCGCGGAGGATCTCAAGGAGCAGGCCAAAGGACCGATTCAGGCGGGCGTGGAGATGGCGAACAAGCCGGAAAACGTCGTCGTCACGCTCAAGAGCATGCCCGAGTATGTGGAGCGCTTTACCAAGGCGTTCCCGAACGAGCCGGATCCGGTGACCTTCGACAACATGGCCAAGGCGATCGAGGCCTTCGAGGTGACCCTGGTGACGCCCGGATCGCCCTTCGATGACTGGATCGAAGGCAACGATGCGGCCATGACGGACGAGCAGAAGCAGGGTCTGGATCTCTACATCGAAAAGGGCTGCAGTGCCTGCCACGCGGGCGTCAACTTCGGTGGTCAGGACTACTTCCCGTTCGGCCTGATCACGAGGCCCGGCGCCGACATCCTCCCGCCGGACGACAAGGGCCGCTTCGAGGTCACCAAGACCGCGTCCGACGAGTACGTCTTCCGTGCCGCGCCGCTCCGCAACATCGCCCTGACCGCGCCCTACTTTCATTCGGGTGCGGTGTGGGATCTGGGTGCGGCCGTCGCCCTGATGGGGACCGCACAGCTCGGGACCGAGATCTCCGACGAAGAGGCGGCTCGGATCGTCGCCTTCCTGCACGCGTTGACCGGAGAGCAGCCGAAGGTCGAGTATCCGATCCTTCCGGTCGAGACGTCCGAGACACCGCGGCCGGACCTTTCCGCACTGCCGGCCAAAGGTTACGACGAGTAA